Proteins co-encoded in one Stomoxys calcitrans chromosome 5, idStoCalc2.1, whole genome shotgun sequence genomic window:
- the LOC106081359 gene encoding GTPase-GDP dissociation stimulator vimar — protein MASEIDELIEKLKAATVSPTDNTENTIEVLSELAATKDPKLYDKYEIADNFLILIQCDDINVRKEASKCIAELTKSEEQRKKFTKPEIIKAFIDYLRVMVENDSDDMELTIQNCRALGNICYLNDDAREIILDLKGDMVLIRLLDITDLKDKTNALQFVKVRGGLLSNYLLGGETLAKRAMDLNIMAKISNIITIGVENVEENEDLLLNTLPIMSILTENVADLNFEANLNLQLARVLAASTNPDLAEMCLELLHYQAENDDVKVLLAKDGLCETIYQLLEKYKTLARTSEARALMKLACELIVLVLTGDESMHYLYTTSLLKNMENWLDSDDVDLLTTGVLALGNFARTDSHCIHMVENKTMNKLLDVLAKNNGVRDDVRLQHALLSTLRNLVIPKANKSAVIQAGLVETILPMLEIHQPPVVFKLLGTLRMTVDGQEKLALELLKNTALMDQLVHWSKSSDYAGVTGESFRLMAWLVKHAYLSKIAYALPRKGDAPAEQLADKIPNMEYDRSSLDVFINHEGTIEAMVNMLTSQHLVMQNEALIALCILCVVYLSTSSGAVESAAKLQDSFIEHDVGKKLAELINKSSDSMTKEIVENLQNFINLLRTSEKLVGHLEAHNISELLKTIPILTEYCTI, from the exons GTGAAATTGACGAGCTCATTGAAAAGCTAAAAGCAGCCACCGTAAGTCCCACCGATAATACAGAGAATACCATCGAAGTGTTGAGTGAGTTGGCTGCTACAAAAGACCCAAAACTTTACGATAAATATGAGATAGCAGACAATTTTCTAATATTAATCCAATGTGATGACATAAATGTGCGTAAAGAGGCTTCCAAATGCATAGCAGAGTTGACAAAGTCAGAGGAACAACGTAAAAAGTTCACAAAACCAGAAATCATTAAAGCCTTCATTGACTATCTGCGTGTTATGGTTGAAAATGACTCGGACGATATGGAGCTAACAATACAAAATTGCAGAGCTCTGGGTAACATTTGCTACCTTAACGACGATGCCCGCGAAATTATACTCGATCTAAAGGGAGATATGGTATTAATAAGATTGCTCGACATAACAGATCTAAAGGATAAAACAAATGCCCTGCAATTTGTAAAGGTGCGTGGCGGCCTGCTGTCCAATTATTTACTTGGTGGCGAGACACTAGCGAAACGGGCAATGGATCTTAACATAATGGCAAAAATCTCAAATATCATTACTATTGGCGTTGAGAATGTCGAAGAGAATGAAGATTTGTTGCTTAATACCCTGCCAATCATGAGTATTCTGACGGAGAATGTTGCGGACCTAAATTTTGAAGCCAATCTGAACTTGCAGCTTGCCCGTGTCTTGGCCGCATCAACAAATCCCGATTTAGCGGAAATGTGCCTTGAACTTTTACATTATCAAGCCGAAAATGACGATGTAAAAGTATTGCTTGCAAAAGATGGGCTCTGCGAAACAATCTATCAGTTATTGGAAAAATACAAAACACTCGCACGAACAAGTGAAGCTCGAGCTCTCATGAAATTGGCTTGTGAACTAATCGTTCTAGTTTTAACCGGAG ATGAATCTATGCACTACTTGTATACAACATCATTATtgaaaaatatggaaaattggCTAGACTCTGATGATGTGGATCTATTGACTACCGGCGTTCTAGCTCTGGGAAACTTTGCCCGCACAGATAGTCATTGCATTCATATGGTTGAGAATAAGACAATGAATAAACTTTTGGATGTACTGGCAAAGAATAATGGCGTCCGAGACGATGTGCGCCTGCAGCATGCATTACTCAGTACGTTACGCAATCTGGTCATTCCGAAGGCAAACAAAAGTGCCGTCATACAAGCGGGTCTTGTAGAGACTATACTGCCTATGCTGGAAATACATCAACCACCTGTAGTTTTTAAGTTACTGGGCACGTTGCGAATGACAGTCGACGGCCAAG AAAAACTTGCCTTGGAACTATTGAAAAACACGGCACTAATGGACCAATTAGTTCATTGGAGTAAGAGCTCAGATTATGCAGGCGTAACAGGCGAATCATTTCGCCTAATGGCTTGGCTTGTCAAACATGCATACCTGAGTAAAATTGCATACGCCTTGCCACGTAAAGGTGACGCTCCAGCCGAACAATTGGCGGACAAAATACCCAATATGGAATACGATCGCAGCAGTTTGGATGTATTCATAAATCATGAGGGGACCATTGAGGCAATGGTTAACATGCTTACATCTCAGCATTTAGTCATGCAAAACGAGGCGTTGATTGCACTATGTATTCTCTGTGTTGTCTACTTGAGTACATCATCTGGAGCAGTTGAATCAGCTGCGAAATTGCAAGACTCCTTTATTGAGCACGATGTTGGAAAGAAATTGGCCGAGCTCATTAACAAGTCTTCAGACTCGATGACaaaggaaattgtggaaaatCTACAAAACTTTATTAACCTCTTACGTACCTCCGAAAAGTTAGTGGGTCACTTGGAGGCCCACAACATAAGTGAATTGTTGAAAACGATACCGATTTTAACAGAGTATTGCACAATATAA